The Acinetobacter pittii genome contains a region encoding:
- a CDS encoding enoyl-CoA hydratase/isomerase family protein: protein MTLSASLQVLDIDDSIQLEQDGSILYLWLNRPESRNAMNLNMVNAIQQVFAAIRDDLSIRAVIIRGEGGSFCAGGDIKDMAALRVEAANVGSLQPYVDFNRRFGAMLEQVEAAPQTVVVILEGAVLGGGFGLVCVSDVALSRDNAQFGLPETGLGVIPAQIAPFVVKRIGLTQARRLALLGMRFEGHTALSVGVVHQIAHNEIELEQALEETIQHIKRAAPQASRVTKALLYRTLNEPLNELLDDAAQQFAQAVGGAEGQEGTMAFIQKRLPNWADES, encoded by the coding sequence ATGACACTTTCAGCATCTCTACAAGTTTTAGATATAGATGACAGTATTCAATTAGAACAAGACGGCAGTATTTTATATCTCTGGTTAAACCGTCCAGAGAGCCGTAATGCCATGAACTTGAATATGGTGAATGCCATTCAACAAGTTTTTGCTGCCATTCGCGATGACCTTTCAATTCGTGCGGTGATTATCCGTGGTGAAGGTGGGTCTTTCTGCGCAGGTGGTGACATTAAAGACATGGCAGCTTTACGTGTTGAGGCAGCTAATGTTGGCAGTTTACAACCTTATGTGGACTTTAACCGCCGTTTTGGTGCCATGCTTGAGCAAGTTGAAGCCGCACCGCAAACGGTTGTAGTGATTTTAGAAGGCGCGGTGTTAGGTGGTGGTTTTGGTCTGGTATGTGTTTCCGATGTTGCCCTCAGTCGTGATAATGCGCAGTTTGGTTTACCTGAAACTGGGCTTGGTGTGATTCCTGCTCAAATTGCTCCTTTTGTGGTGAAACGTATTGGCCTGACTCAGGCACGCCGACTTGCTTTACTCGGCATGCGTTTTGAAGGGCATACAGCACTGAGTGTCGGTGTAGTTCATCAAATTGCGCATAATGAAATTGAACTTGAACAAGCTTTAGAGGAAACCATTCAACACATTAAACGAGCAGCTCCTCAAGCTTCACGTGTGACTAAAGCACTGTTATATCGAACACTCAATGAACCTTTAAATGAGTTGCTAGATGATGCTGCACAGCAGTTTGCTCAAGCGGTTGGTGGTGCTGAAGGACAAGAAGGAACGATGGCTTTTATCCAGAAAAGGTTACCAAATTGGGCCGATGAATCATAA
- a CDS encoding acetyl/propionyl/methylcrotonyl-CoA carboxylase subunit alpha, with translation MKFSKILVANRGEIAVRVMQTAKAMGYQTVAVYSDADRNARHVQEADEAVYIGASKVSESYLSIAKIIEACKKTGADAVHPGYGFLSENTDFAQACIDNQITFIGPTASAIELMGSKRLSKIAMIEAGVPCVPGYEGNRQDLEYLAAQAEQIGFPIMVKASAGGGGRGMRLVQHSSELIEALQTARSEAENAFGSGELILEKAVIAPRHVEIQVFGDTHGNYIYLFERDCSIQRRHQKVVEEAPCPVMTSELRQQMGEAAVAAAKACAYVGAGTVEFLLDVSGTFYFLEMNTRLQVEHPVTELITGLDLVEWQLRVANGEQLPLQQHELTLTGHAIEVRLYAEDPRQDFLPQTGQVLRWQPANLPNVRIDHGMLATDEVSPFYDPMVAKVIAYGKTREDAIRLLARAVDDCVLLGVNSNKQFLGNLLRHPIVVAGDTNTAFIQRHFQNDSSLHKQVLSLETLAIAAALFSQSNGTAVWQTGLGVPLPLKLKYDDQQVQMQLSSLNNTFTVQLCDQTICIEVLERTIEQLVYLIDGVRRRVQYVLDGDQLYLDRDNGNVAIRNVTYAAPEIVDVAGDGKIRAPMDGAVVNILVNKGDQVVKGQTLLVLEAMKIQQQIKSDVDGVVDDVLGQQGQQVKKRQMLFTIQI, from the coding sequence ATGAAATTTTCAAAAATACTGGTTGCCAATCGTGGTGAAATTGCAGTTCGGGTGATGCAAACAGCCAAGGCAATGGGCTATCAAACTGTGGCAGTTTATTCTGATGCAGACCGTAATGCTCGCCATGTGCAAGAAGCCGATGAAGCTGTTTACATTGGGGCATCTAAAGTATCGGAGTCTTATCTTTCCATTGCTAAAATTATCGAAGCCTGTAAAAAAACTGGGGCAGATGCTGTTCACCCTGGTTATGGTTTTTTGTCAGAAAATACTGATTTTGCTCAGGCATGTATCGATAACCAGATTACGTTTATTGGGCCAACAGCTTCTGCAATTGAGTTAATGGGGAGTAAACGACTCTCAAAAATTGCCATGATTGAAGCAGGCGTCCCTTGTGTGCCAGGTTATGAAGGTAACCGACAAGATCTCGAGTATTTAGCAGCACAAGCTGAGCAGATTGGCTTTCCGATTATGGTCAAGGCCTCAGCCGGCGGTGGTGGCCGCGGAATGCGTTTGGTACAGCACTCATCCGAACTGATTGAGGCATTACAAACAGCACGTTCAGAGGCTGAAAATGCTTTTGGTTCAGGTGAGCTCATTTTAGAAAAAGCAGTAATTGCTCCACGACATGTCGAAATTCAGGTTTTTGGTGATACACATGGCAATTATATCTATTTATTTGAGCGGGATTGTTCAATCCAGCGACGTCACCAAAAGGTTGTTGAAGAAGCACCATGTCCAGTCATGACTTCTGAACTGCGTCAACAAATGGGTGAGGCAGCTGTAGCAGCTGCTAAAGCATGTGCTTATGTAGGTGCTGGAACCGTTGAGTTCTTGCTAGATGTATCAGGTACATTTTATTTTTTAGAAATGAATACCCGTTTGCAGGTAGAGCATCCTGTTACTGAACTCATTACAGGTTTAGATTTAGTTGAGTGGCAGTTGCGTGTTGCCAATGGCGAGCAGTTACCCTTGCAACAACATGAGTTGACCTTAACTGGGCATGCAATTGAAGTGCGCTTGTATGCAGAAGATCCACGGCAAGATTTCTTACCACAAACAGGACAAGTTCTGCGTTGGCAGCCAGCAAATTTGCCAAATGTACGGATTGATCATGGGATGTTGGCAACTGATGAGGTTAGCCCATTTTATGATCCGATGGTAGCAAAGGTGATTGCATACGGTAAAACCCGTGAGGATGCCATTCGCTTACTCGCTCGTGCTGTGGATGATTGTGTTTTGCTAGGTGTAAATAGCAATAAACAGTTTTTGGGCAATTTACTGCGTCATCCAATTGTTGTTGCAGGAGATACTAATACTGCGTTCATTCAACGACATTTTCAAAACGACAGCAGTCTACATAAGCAGGTTCTATCTTTAGAAACCTTAGCAATTGCTGCGGCATTATTTAGCCAAAGTAACGGTACGGCAGTATGGCAAACTGGCCTAGGTGTGCCATTACCATTAAAGCTTAAATATGATGATCAGCAAGTTCAAATGCAGCTTTCATCGCTAAATAATACGTTTACGGTACAGCTCTGCGATCAAACTATTTGTATTGAAGTGCTTGAAAGAACGATAGAGCAATTAGTTTATTTAATTGATGGTGTACGTCGCCGTGTGCAATATGTACTAGATGGTGATCAACTTTATTTAGATCGAGATAATGGCAATGTTGCAATCCGCAACGTAACTTATGCTGCCCCAGAAATAGTTGATGTAGCGGGTGATGGTAAAATTCGTGCTCCGATGGATGGCGCTGTAGTGAATATCTTGGTTAATAAAGGTGATCAAGTCGTGAAAGGTCAGACTTTATTAGTGCTTGAAGCCATGAAAATCCAACAACAGATTAAATCTGATGTTGATGGAGTAGTGGATGATGTTTTAGGTCAGCAAGGGCAACAAGTAAAAAAACGGCAAATGTTATTTACTATCCAAATCTAA
- the sspB gene encoding ClpXP protease specificity-enhancing factor, translated as MSEQTIDLTPTRPYLARAIYEWICDNQLTPYLLVDATQPHTDVPQQFVKDGQIVLNIVPHAVHQLLITNEVITFSARFGGASKDIYVPIQAVLGIYARENGQGLFFDPEEYANVMPIEDTVESEVQEATETTSTKKKPTLRILD; from the coding sequence ATGTCTGAGCAAACTATTGATTTAACCCCTACACGTCCTTATCTTGCTCGTGCAATCTATGAATGGATTTGTGATAACCAACTTACGCCTTATTTATTAGTTGATGCGACGCAGCCACATACCGATGTTCCACAACAATTTGTTAAAGATGGACAAATTGTTTTAAATATTGTGCCGCATGCTGTTCATCAATTACTTATTACCAATGAAGTTATTACCTTTTCAGCTCGTTTTGGGGGAGCATCAAAAGATATTTATGTTCCTATTCAAGCTGTTCTAGGGATTTATGCACGTGAGAATGGACAAGGTTTATTCTTTGACCCTGAAGAATATGCCAATGTAATGCCTATAGAAGATACAGTAGAGTCAGAAGTACAAGAAGCAACTGAAACAACATCGACTAAGAAAAAACCGACGTTAAGAATTTTAGATTAA
- the sspA gene encoding glutathione S-transferase N-terminal domain-containing protein, which yields MSVENTSIQGITLYSHADDFRSHWIRFLLAEKQIKYQLIITDHEDEDLASLNPYNQLPMLVEQNLKLFSAPIIAEYLDDRYRQSKLYADAPMMRAEQRQYIWRLENDWFKLADHMLKHADSLNVEQKQKAQKELRETLISLTPLFQHFPYFMSENFTILDCMLAPIFLRLNSMGIDLPKQHCRPIFLYCKRIFERPSFAKSMTPQEKNRYNELLNME from the coding sequence ATGTCGGTCGAAAACACCTCTATTCAGGGGATTACCCTTTACAGTCATGCTGATGATTTCCGTTCTCATTGGATTCGTTTCTTATTAGCAGAAAAACAAATTAAATATCAATTGATCATAACTGACCATGAAGACGAAGATTTAGCCAGCTTAAATCCTTACAACCAATTACCGATGTTGGTCGAACAAAATCTTAAATTATTTTCAGCGCCTATCATCGCTGAATATTTAGATGATCGTTATCGTCAAAGTAAGCTTTATGCAGATGCACCTATGATGCGTGCAGAACAGCGTCAGTATATCTGGAGACTTGAAAACGACTGGTTTAAGTTAGCAGATCACATGTTAAAACATGCTGACTCACTAAATGTCGAACAAAAGCAAAAAGCTCAAAAAGAACTACGTGAAACATTAATTTCACTTACACCCCTATTTCAACATTTTCCGTATTTCATGTCTGAGAATTTTACAATCTTAGACTGCATGCTTGCCCCTATCTTTTTAAGATTAAATAGCATGGGAATTGATTTACCAAAACAGCACTGTCGACCTATATTTTTGTACTGTAAACGTATCTTTGAACGGCCTTCTTTTGCTAAATCGATGACGCCTCAAGAGAAAAACCGTTACAATGAATTATTAAATATGGAATAG
- the rpsI gene encoding 30S ribosomal protein S9 yields the protein MATNYGTGRRKTATARVFLSAGTGKLVINNRTLEQYFGRETARMVVRQPLELLEVTEKFDLYITVKGGGIGGQAGAIRHGITRALIAADETLKPVLRQAGFVTRDAREVERKKLGLRKARKRPQFSKR from the coding sequence ATGGCTACTAATTATGGTACAGGTCGCCGTAAGACCGCAACTGCACGTGTTTTCTTGTCAGCTGGTACAGGTAAACTCGTTATTAACAACCGTACTTTAGAGCAATATTTCGGTCGTGAAACTGCTCGTATGGTTGTTCGTCAACCTTTAGAACTTTTAGAAGTTACTGAAAAGTTTGACCTTTACATCACTGTTAAAGGTGGTGGTATCGGTGGTCAAGCTGGCGCGATCCGTCACGGTATTACTCGTGCGCTTATCGCTGCTGACGAAACTTTAAAACCTGTTCTACGTCAAGCTGGTTTCGTTACTCGTGATGCTCGTGAAGTTGAACGTAAGAAACTTGGTTTACGTAAAGCTCGTAAACGTCCTCAATTCTCTAAACGTTAA
- the rplM gene encoding 50S ribosomal protein L13, which yields MKTLSAKPAEVQHDWYVVDASGKTLGRLATEIARRLRGKHKTSYTPHVDTGDYIVVINAEQVQVTGKKSLDKKYYRHTGFPGGIRETNFEKLIAHKPEAVLEKAVKGMLPKGPLGYAMIKKMKVYAGTEHPHAAQQPQVLDI from the coding sequence ATGAAAACTCTCAGCGCTAAGCCAGCTGAAGTTCAACATGACTGGTATGTTGTTGATGCTTCTGGCAAAACTTTAGGTCGCCTTGCGACTGAAATCGCTCGTCGTTTACGCGGTAAGCACAAAACTTCTTATACTCCTCACGTTGACACTGGCGATTACATCGTTGTGATTAATGCTGAACAAGTTCAAGTGACTGGTAAAAAATCACTTGATAAGAAATATTATCGCCATACTGGTTTCCCTGGTGGTATCCGTGAGACTAACTTCGAGAAGTTAATCGCTCACAAACCTGAAGCTGTTCTTGAAAAAGCGGTTAAAGGCATGTTACCAAAAGGTCCTCTTGGTTATGCAATGATCAAAAAAATGAAAGTGTACGCTGGTACTGAGCATCCGCATGCTGCTCAACAGCCACAAGTTTTGGACATCTAA
- the pdxA gene encoding 4-hydroxythreonine-4-phosphate dehydrogenase PdxA → MSGVIVLPLYVTSGEPAGIGPDICLSLAKRVDERPVVILGDRDLLEQRAQKIGVDIQFIEYTGQPESSSLNELYIEHVPLEAAVIDGQLNPANAAYVLEQLRRSADYAMSGKSVGVATAPVQKSVINDAGILFSGHTEYYQEFAGVERVVMMLATKTLRVALATTHLPLRDVADAITKERLHQVIDILLHDLKTKFKITDPRVLVCGLNPHAGEDGYLGREEIETINPVLESYRAQGFKMSLSLPADTLFTPEHLKNADAVLAMYHDQGLPVLKSQGFGEAINITLGLPFIRTSVDHGTALSLAGTGLAKSSSLNVAVDLALSLAAS, encoded by the coding sequence GTGTCTGGAGTGATTGTGCTGCCATTATATGTCACTTCCGGTGAGCCGGCTGGTATTGGACCAGATATCTGTTTGAGCTTGGCTAAGCGGGTTGATGAACGCCCTGTTGTTATCTTGGGTGACCGAGACTTATTAGAGCAACGTGCCCAAAAAATTGGGGTCGATATTCAATTTATAGAATATACCGGACAGCCTGAATCGTCATCTCTGAATGAACTCTATATAGAACATGTGCCTTTAGAAGCAGCTGTCATTGATGGTCAATTAAACCCAGCTAATGCAGCTTATGTATTAGAGCAACTGCGTCGTTCAGCTGATTATGCAATGTCTGGTAAAAGTGTGGGAGTAGCCACGGCACCCGTGCAAAAATCGGTTATTAATGATGCTGGTATTTTGTTTAGTGGTCACACTGAATACTATCAAGAGTTTGCAGGTGTAGAGCGTGTCGTAATGATGCTTGCAACCAAAACTTTACGTGTCGCCTTAGCAACTACACATTTACCCTTAAGAGATGTAGCGGATGCAATTACCAAAGAGCGATTGCATCAGGTCATTGATATTTTACTGCATGACTTAAAAACTAAATTTAAGATTACAGACCCACGTGTACTCGTGTGTGGTTTAAATCCTCATGCAGGTGAAGATGGTTATTTGGGCCGTGAAGAGATTGAAACCATTAATCCAGTACTCGAAAGTTATCGAGCGCAAGGGTTTAAAATGAGTTTAAGCTTGCCGGCAGATACCTTGTTTACTCCAGAACATCTTAAAAATGCAGACGCTGTACTTGCCATGTACCATGATCAAGGTTTACCTGTGTTAAAATCACAAGGGTTTGGTGAAGCCATCAATATTACATTGGGTTTGCCTTTCATTCGAACTTCGGTTGACCATGGCACTGCGTTGTCTTTGGCTGGGACTGGTTTGGCAAAAAGCTCAAGTTTAAATGTCGCTGTTGATTTAGCTTTATCTTTAGCAGCGAGCTAA
- the rsmA gene encoding 16S rRNA (adenine(1518)-N(6)/adenine(1519)-N(6))-dimethyltransferase RsmA, with amino-acid sequence MYQINALNPKDEGHKARKRFGQNFLHDQRVIAKIVRSVSPRTGDNIVEIGPGLAALTSPLIGECDALTVVELDRDLAAGLPERVPHPERLTIIEADALKYDFSELVKDGRPLRVVGNLPYNISTPLLFHLLEFGSKVKDMHFMLQKEVVDRITAEPNTKEYGRLSVMIQYYCQPTFLFEVPAGAFNPPPKVTSAVFRLVPYDQKPITAKDEKALARLVAHVFTQRRKTLRNSLKGMIAEDGFEKAGVDPMARPETLTLAQFVALADQMVT; translated from the coding sequence ATGTATCAAATTAATGCCCTAAACCCGAAAGATGAAGGGCATAAAGCTCGTAAACGTTTTGGTCAAAACTTCTTACATGATCAGCGAGTCATTGCCAAAATTGTGCGTTCTGTAAGTCCGCGTACAGGCGACAATATTGTCGAGATTGGACCTGGTTTAGCTGCCTTAACATCTCCTTTAATTGGGGAGTGTGATGCATTAACAGTAGTAGAGCTAGATCGTGACTTAGCTGCGGGGTTACCAGAACGTGTTCCACATCCTGAACGTTTGACGATTATAGAAGCTGACGCATTAAAGTATGACTTTAGCGAACTGGTAAAAGATGGCCGACCATTACGTGTAGTCGGTAACTTACCTTATAACATTTCAACCCCATTACTTTTTCATCTCTTGGAATTTGGCAGCAAAGTTAAAGATATGCACTTTATGCTGCAAAAAGAGGTGGTTGACCGTATTACTGCTGAACCGAATACAAAAGAATATGGACGCTTGTCGGTAATGATTCAATATTACTGTCAACCAACATTTTTATTTGAGGTGCCGGCTGGGGCATTTAACCCGCCACCTAAAGTAACGAGTGCTGTTTTCCGCCTTGTTCCTTATGATCAAAAGCCAATTACAGCAAAAGATGAAAAAGCTTTAGCTCGACTGGTTGCCCATGTATTTACTCAGCGCCGCAAAACATTAAGAAACAGTCTTAAAGGTATGATTGCAGAAGATGGCTTTGAAAAAGCTGGTGTTGATCCGATGGCTCGTCCAGAGACCTTAACACTTGCCCAATTTGTTGCTTTAGCCGATCAAATGGTGACGTAA
- the apaH gene encoding symmetrical bis(5'-nucleosyl)-tetraphosphatase: protein MTKRFNYVIGDVQGCFEALKALLKEIRFDPDQDFLWFAGDLVARGENSVGALRFIKKLVDRGAAATVLGNHDLTLIAGARGLKEIKAKDRTQDVIDAIDGDELIDWLRKQPLCLFPNEQTILTHAGIPCIWDAQKTAKLAKEVEAVLSHQDLSVLDAFLAEMYGSKPDLWEDNLAGSARLRCITNYLTRMRLTNAEGALEFTFKDALDAPMPEGYLPWFEFPSKAAQTHQIIFGHWAALEGRTINEQIQNIDGGCVWGRKLMAYRLEDKEIFAVENPVQI from the coding sequence ATGACTAAGCGTTTTAACTATGTTATTGGCGATGTGCAGGGGTGTTTTGAAGCTCTAAAAGCCTTGCTTAAAGAAATACGTTTTGATCCAGATCAAGACTTTTTATGGTTTGCTGGTGATTTAGTCGCACGTGGTGAAAACTCGGTAGGAGCATTGCGTTTTATTAAAAAGCTTGTAGATCGTGGAGCTGCTGCAACTGTACTTGGAAATCATGACCTGACTTTAATTGCGGGTGCGCGTGGTTTAAAAGAGATTAAAGCAAAAGATCGTACCCAAGATGTTATTGATGCGATTGATGGTGATGAGTTAATCGATTGGTTACGTAAACAGCCATTATGCTTATTTCCAAACGAGCAGACAATTCTTACTCATGCAGGTATTCCTTGCATTTGGGATGCACAAAAAACTGCTAAGCTGGCAAAAGAAGTTGAGGCGGTACTGTCACATCAAGATTTATCTGTCTTGGATGCTTTTTTAGCAGAAATGTATGGCTCAAAACCTGATTTGTGGGAAGACAACTTAGCTGGTTCAGCGCGTTTACGTTGTATTACCAATTATTTGACTCGCATGCGTTTAACCAACGCAGAAGGGGCTTTAGAGTTTACTTTTAAAGATGCTCTAGATGCGCCAATGCCAGAAGGCTATCTACCTTGGTTTGAATTTCCAAGCAAAGCTGCTCAGACTCATCAGATTATTTTTGGTCATTGGGCTGCGCTAGAAGGTAGAACTATTAATGAGCAGATCCAGAATATTGATGGCGGCTGTGTATGGGGACGAAAGTTAATGGCTTATCGCCTTGAAGACAAAGAAATCTTTGCTGTCGAAAATCCTGTACAAATATAG
- a CDS encoding DUF2147 domain-containing protein has protein sequence MGKIFIGALLLLGINTATFAADITGLWQTIDDKTGAPKAQVEIRKETNGTYAGKIVKLTPRPGYTPKEICDNCPAPYTNKPILGLDIATGLKQTDGLNYTGGKILDPNTGKVYGLKAKLSSTGKRLHMRGYLGVSALGRNQIWIRVE, from the coding sequence ATGGGGAAAATTTTTATTGGAGCTCTGCTCTTATTGGGGATTAATACTGCTACATTCGCAGCAGATATTACAGGTCTCTGGCAAACAATTGATGATAAGACAGGTGCTCCCAAAGCACAGGTAGAAATACGAAAAGAAACGAACGGGACATATGCCGGAAAAATTGTCAAACTTACGCCACGCCCCGGTTATACGCCTAAAGAAATTTGTGATAACTGCCCTGCGCCATATACCAATAAACCGATTTTAGGTCTGGATATCGCAACGGGTTTAAAACAGACAGATGGACTTAACTATACGGGTGGTAAAATTTTAGATCCGAATACTGGCAAAGTTTACGGTCTTAAGGCGAAGCTTAGCTCAACTGGCAAACGCTTACATATGCGCGGTTATCTCGGAGTTTCAGCTTTAGGGCGTAATCAAATCTGGATTCGAGTAGAATAA
- the lrgB gene encoding LrgB family protein, which produces MFTILYGFLITFIGYLCAKPLNRRFPQVPLLVFGMFIVIGLLSVLHVPYEQYRLYVNDLFGHLLGYVTVALAIPLAAMRYDDLPIKSVIGILLFASISAVALPMGLAYLLHMSEPTILAFATRAVTTPIALNIATLLHAPETLVTLIVILSGVIGAAFSPFLLKHIHDERASGLALGLAAHAIGTAQAWQRGPVAGRYAAFGMALNGVFTAIWLPTLMLSFGTP; this is translated from the coding sequence ATGTTTACGATTTTATACGGATTTTTGATCACATTCATTGGTTATCTTTGTGCAAAGCCTTTAAACCGACGTTTTCCGCAAGTTCCACTTCTAGTTTTCGGCATGTTCATTGTAATTGGATTACTTTCAGTTTTGCATGTGCCATATGAGCAGTATCGTCTTTATGTGAATGACTTATTTGGTCATCTATTAGGTTATGTCACTGTCGCCTTAGCCATTCCTTTAGCTGCAATGCGCTACGATGATCTTCCAATTAAATCGGTCATTGGTATTTTACTTTTTGCAAGTATTAGCGCCGTTGCCCTACCTATGGGACTAGCATACTTGTTACATATGTCCGAACCTACCATCCTTGCATTTGCCACCCGTGCAGTAACTACTCCAATTGCTCTGAACATCGCAACTTTATTACATGCTCCTGAAACACTTGTGACCCTCATTGTTATTTTGTCTGGGGTAATTGGCGCTGCATTCTCACCATTCTTACTTAAACATATTCATGATGAGAGAGCATCAGGTTTAGCCTTAGGTTTAGCTGCACACGCCATTGGAACAGCTCAAGCTTGGCAACGTGGACCTGTCGCAGGTCGTTATGCTGCATTTGGTATGGCATTGAATGGCGTATTTACTGCAATTTGGCTACCAACATTAATGTTGTCTTTTGGAACACCATAA
- the hflX gene encoding ribosome rescue GTPase HflX → MEYVDRHQGGERTILVSVSVQLLDDLDAEEFALLAQSAGADILEHIKVQRNKPNPKFFIGSGKVEEIAEQVQELEASLVIFDHALSPAQERNLERILKCRVIDRTGLILDIFALRARTHEGKLQVELAQLKHLSTRLIRGWSADFEQQKGGIGLRGPGETQLETDRRLIRVRITQLKDKLDKVQQTRMQGRAARQKAAIPTVSLVGYTNAGKSTLFNILANSDVYAADQLFATLDPTLRRLDWDGIGTVVLADTVGFVRNLQHDLVESFKATLEETLEATLLLHVIDSNSHDMLDQIEAVEGVLKEIGADAPVLRVYNKIDLSGEEAKIIYAEPHVPDRVYVSAHSGQGLELLQKAVQECLMGQIQKFSLVLKPAYGKLRTQLYALNVIESEHYDDAGLLHIDVKIAPHKLEKLIRQAKLPLDEILGEHASQFKRPLEEFEIKGDIS, encoded by the coding sequence GTGGAATATGTTGATCGGCATCAAGGCGGTGAACGCACAATCTTAGTGAGTGTTTCTGTACAATTATTAGATGATCTGGATGCCGAAGAGTTTGCTCTACTTGCACAGTCTGCTGGTGCAGATATCCTTGAACATATTAAGGTTCAGCGTAATAAGCCTAATCCTAAATTTTTTATTGGTTCAGGAAAAGTCGAAGAAATTGCAGAGCAAGTTCAGGAACTAGAAGCGAGTCTGGTTATCTTTGACCATGCGTTATCACCTGCTCAAGAACGAAATTTAGAAAGAATATTAAAATGCCGAGTTATTGACCGCACAGGCTTGATTTTAGATATTTTTGCGCTGCGTGCCCGTACGCATGAAGGTAAGTTACAGGTCGAACTTGCCCAGCTGAAACATTTATCTACTCGTCTTATTCGTGGTTGGTCTGCCGACTTTGAACAACAAAAAGGTGGTATCGGCTTACGTGGTCCCGGTGAAACACAACTAGAGACAGATCGCCGTCTCATTCGTGTTCGTATTACCCAATTAAAAGATAAATTAGATAAAGTACAACAGACTCGTATGCAAGGGCGTGCTGCAAGACAAAAAGCAGCTATTCCAACGGTTTCATTAGTAGGTTATACCAACGCTGGTAAATCCACTTTATTTAATATTTTAGCTAATAGTGATGTCTACGCAGCCGATCAACTGTTTGCAACACTTGATCCAACCTTACGTCGTTTAGACTGGGATGGTATTGGCACTGTTGTGCTCGCGGACACCGTAGGTTTTGTACGAAACTTACAACATGATTTGGTTGAATCATTCAAAGCAACCCTTGAAGAAACCCTTGAAGCTACCCTCTTACTGCATGTTATTGATAGTAATAGCCATGACATGCTCGACCAAATTGAAGCAGTAGAAGGTGTATTAAAAGAAATTGGCGCTGATGCTCCCGTACTTCGGGTATATAACAAAATTGACCTGAGCGGTGAAGAAGCCAAAATTATTTATGCTGAGCCACACGTCCCAGATCGAGTTTACGTTTCGGCTCATTCTGGCCAAGGCCTAGAATTGCTCCAAAAAGCAGTACAAGAATGCTTAATGGGTCAAATTCAAAAGTTTTCTCTCGTGCTTAAACCAGCTTATGGCAAATTGCGCACTCAACTTTATGCTTTAAATGTGATTGAGTCTGAACATTATGATGATGCAGGCTTACTACATATTGATGTGAAGATTGCACCACATAAGTTAGAAAAGCTGATTCGCCAAGCAAAACTTCCATTAGATGAAATATTGGGAGAACACGCGAGTCAATTTAAGCGCCCCTTGGAAGAGTTTGAAATCAAGGGCGATATCAGTTAA